ACGTTACTACTACTTTCGCCATAAGGGTATGGTATTACAAAGTATTACCCTTTTCAACCACCCGGAAGGTTGGTATAAAAGTGAATCTGCATAGCTTCAGGTTCCCTTATCAATCCACGGATTTGGGCTCCATCGGATGCAGTTGTGATTTCGGCCTGTTTTTGCTATACTAAGTAACAATCTAATAATGACCGCGGGGGAGCTCGGACAGGCCAAAGAGCCGGGCCTGTCGGGCTGAGAGTCCCCCTTACGTTGGGGGGCAACCCTTTGAACCTGATCTCGGTAATGCGAGCGTAGGGAGGCGGGTTTTTACGACCAAGGCCCTAGGCTCTTGGTCTTTTGATTTCTGGGAGGCAGTGGCAGTGACACAGCTTGAACTCGCCAAAAAAGGCATCATATCGCCGTGGATGAGGCGCGTCGCCGGACAGGAAGGGCTGGACGCTGATTTCATTCAGCAGGGTCTCGCCGAAGGGACCATAGTCATTCCGGCAAATACCAGGCGGTCTAATCTTGAACCCTGTGGCATCGGCCAGGGACTCCGCACTAAGGTAAACACCAACATAGGCACCTCTGCTGACTACGGGACTGCGGAAACCGAACTGGAAAAGCTGCGGATAGCCGTGGAGTACAAGACGGACGCTGTGATGGACTTGAGCACCGGCGGCGATATTGTCGCCATCCGTCGGGCCGTTATCTCCGCCTGCTCGCTTCCTTTAGGCACTGTGCCCATCTATCAGGCGGCAATCGAAGCCACCGCGATAAGGGGTGCCATCGTCAATATGACTGCCGATGACCTTTTTGGCGTTATCGAGCAGCAGGCAAAGGACGGTGTTGATTTCATGACCGTACATTGTGGGGTGACCCAGCGATCCGTGGCGCAACTGAGCCGCCAGCGGAGATTGACTAACGTCGTTTCCCGTGGAGGGGCCTTCCTGCTTGGTTGGATGATACACCAGCAGCGAGAGAATCCCCTCTATGAACAGTTCGACCGCTTGCTGGAAATAGCGCGCCGATACGATATAACCCTGAGCCTGGGTGACGGGATGCGCCCCGGCAGTCTGGCCGACGCCACTGATAGCTGTCAGATAGGGGAACTCCTGACCTTAGCTGGGCTGGTGGAGCGTGCCCGTGAGGCGGGTGTCCAGGTGATGGTCGAGGGCCCAGGGCATGTGCCCCTGGACCAAATTGTGGCCAATGTCCAATTGGAGAAGCGCTTGTGCCTCGGGACGCCCTTCTATGTGCTCGGTCCGATAGTAACCGATGTTACTGCTGGCTATGACCATATTTCGGCGGCCATAGGTGGCGCCATTGCGGCCGCCGCCGGGGCTGATTTTCTGTGCTATGTTACCCCGTCGGAGCATCTTTCTCTTCCCGACGCCGAGGATGTGAAGGAGGGAATCATTGGTGCTCGAATCGCTGCCCATGCTGCCGATATCGTTAAAGGGGTGAAGGGAGCCGCAGACTGGGATCGAAGGATGTCCATCGCTCGCAGAAACCTCAATTGGGAGGAGCAGATTCGGCTCTCCCTCAACCCCGACAAAGCTCGCCGAGTGCACAGCCGCTTTGCCACTGAAGGGACTGCCTGTAGCATGTGCGGCCCCTACTGTGCTATGGCTCTGGTCGAGAAGTACCTAGGTATCCAGGTGGCCAGGTGCTAACTGTAGCCCTTGCGGGCATCGATTTGAAGAGTGTTTGAAAGTGACTCAGATCAGTCCTCGTGCAGTTCCTAGGCTGGCACAGTGAAAGCAGAGATCCTCTCCATTGGCACTGAGCTGCTTCGGGGAGAGGTGGACGA
This is a stretch of genomic DNA from Chloroflexota bacterium. It encodes these proteins:
- the thiC gene encoding phosphomethylpyrimidine synthase ThiC; its protein translation is MTQLELAKKGIISPWMRRVAGQEGLDADFIQQGLAEGTIVIPANTRRSNLEPCGIGQGLRTKVNTNIGTSADYGTAETELEKLRIAVEYKTDAVMDLSTGGDIVAIRRAVISACSLPLGTVPIYQAAIEATAIRGAIVNMTADDLFGVIEQQAKDGVDFMTVHCGVTQRSVAQLSRQRRLTNVVSRGGAFLLGWMIHQQRENPLYEQFDRLLEIARRYDITLSLGDGMRPGSLADATDSCQIGELLTLAGLVERAREAGVQVMVEGPGHVPLDQIVANVQLEKRLCLGTPFYVLGPIVTDVTAGYDHISAAIGGAIAAAAGADFLCYVTPSEHLSLPDAEDVKEGIIGARIAAHAADIVKGVKGAADWDRRMSIARRNLNWEEQIRLSLNPDKARRVHSRFATEGTACSMCGPYCAMALVEKYLGIQVARC